Below is a genomic region from Venturia canescens isolate UGA chromosome 1, ASM1945775v1, whole genome shotgun sequence.
CAATGAGCGAGAGACTTTCCATTTGCTGTCGAACCGACGATTATGTGACCGACCGAGAAGGCCTTCGAAGTGCTCTGGGTGGTCGGGTCCGTTTCGGCAACGGTTAGCCTCAGTTGGATGGTCTGGTattaacaaaaatgattttgttagATTCGTCGTAATGAATCGTTCGGACTCGTTTAACTTGGAggaattcatgaatttttggtTTACAGATACGAAGGTTGGCTACGAACCTGGAGAGCGTGTGGAGGAACGCTAAATATTATTGCCTCGTTAAATATGGGGCTCTTCTCGCCCTTCTTCGCCGTGGTCCTCTTCTTGTGCATCTTTTTACCCTGCTGTAGAAGGTAGACTTTTACGAAGAAGTCTCCTGGCACACTGGGGTTCGCGCCTCGAAGATTTCGCGCCTTGACAACGACCAATGTTAGTCTCTCCGCAGTGGGGAGGTAACTCAGTGAGAACATGAGTTCTCCGTGATATGGGAAAGGGAGAGCGCCAGGACCGATTAGTGGGAGCCACGTTGTCGCCGGAGGTCTGGCGGCTGGACCGAGCTTCAAACTAGCTTCCCCCAGGAGGGAAGCTCCTCCTCCTATGCTTATCTCGACCGAGAATAtctgatgaagaaaaatacatttttgcgtGTGTCGCTCAACGTCCCGAAAAAGTAACGTCGTTCGATCGACGTAATTAAACTTTTGTACCTGGACGAGGAGAGTCCTTCCAATTGGCCCACCGTCGAGGGGAAACAAAAACTTTTCCTGGTAACTCGGCGATGGTGAACTCCGGTAAAGCCTCGTTTGTACATGAGTTTCTCGGTCCGGCAGGAGACACACTCTGTCGGGGGTGCAAGGAACGAATATAAAAGCTCACTTCATCGTCCTTAAGGATTAGTCACGAATGAAGCTTTCGCAATCTTGCAAATCTTTGAGTTCATAGTTCACCTGGCGAGGGTGTCCTGAGCCGGACGTCCATCGGGTGCGACAAGGTCGCGAGCCTCGAGAACACTGACCGCCAAGTCTCCCTCGCAATCGGCACCCCGTCCGCCCCAGCGCTCGTACTCAAGACCAACGCAGACGTGACCTACCATCGTCGCGTTCTCCAAATCACCGAGATTCACACTCGTGTCGGAGCAAACGCTTTCGCAGCTGATAGCTCTCCTGAGGTTCGATTCATCAGGCGGAGGCTCTGGTTCCAGGCTTTGCTGGGATCCACGACGATTCAAAATTGGTTGGCCCGTGCTATCGACTCCCAGCTGTTCGAGTCCGCTCATCCAACCAGCGACCCCGAAAGGCTCGTCGATGTTCTGAAACACGAACATGTTCTTCTGCACGCGTCGGTTTGTCGGCACAACTCTATGGGAGCTAACAtggtttttctcattttaggGATATCGATCTCACCTGAGACAGTCTTCTCTTCAACTGGACTTCCTCCAGTGCCGCGTACAGGTCTTGACTACTTCTCCGTCTACTGAGGAAAAAGATTATCGTCAGACGTTCCATCGATGCTGGATGTAAGAGATTTTCTCTCGTTCAATATTTACCTCGTAGTACCATCTGGACCCTCCATCTCGAAATGCCCTTCGTGGAGTCCGTTCAGTCTCTCCATACTTTTTCTCCTCTGCTCGATGCTGTTGAAAATGTCCTATAAAAAACAGGCTTTTGTAGCTGGAAATTCTCCTCCCACGAGACGTATTTCGGTACCAGACCATTCACGTACCTCAGAAGTTCTCGTGAAGCTTGGATCCGACATGTAGGGATAAGGCTCTTGACTGAGGTCTCTTAAGAGCAGTGGCGACGCCGGAGGATCCTGCAGGCTATTGTAAACCTGCAAGTAATCGCAGTCGACGGTGAAGTGCGAACGATGCTTAAGTCGGGGATGGACTATTTCGGtacattcaaattttcgttgaacatttttaaacGTAGGAGAGAGCGCGAGCTATCGAAAACTCGTTGCTCCATTCTCGAATTCGGGTTCTGTAGTTAATCGAAAAAACTGAATGCTATATTTTTTCAGGGTAACGAAAATGCGCACGTGCAATGTACCTCCACGCGAGCTTACTCTACAAACTCGACGTTTTCAATTGGAATTTATCGGGGATGGAGAAACGTGCTTGCATGCGAAGAGATCGAGAGGTAAACACTTCGTggaagaaaattattcaaaatgaaTTCGTGACACTGTCAATTCGCATGGTCGCAAGTTCTTTCGCGACCACGcgacatttcgaaagtttcatttttcccATAAGTCGAACTTTCTTTCAGTGGCAGTAACGATTTAAAGTTtggaagtgaagaaaaatcgtCCAATTTTTCGAGGACACGTCCCTAGTCAATGGACAGCACCAAGACGCTGGCGCGTCTCTCGATGGTTGATAAAAtgggtttgaaaaaaaaatgagtgttcaTCGAACCTCTTGAGCAGTACGGTGAGCTTCGAGGTTGAGTTCTGGACTGTAGAGATCGGAGCCGCGTCTCGTTGCGTCCGAATGGAAAGTTGCAACTTCATCAGGCGGATCATCCTGTTCCGTGGTGGTTTTCGGTTCTATTAAGGACCTCGTGGATCTCGTTATTGTCGGGAAGGAGAAGCGAGGCACTTGCTGCTGCGCCGAGGAGCGTACGGAGCTGcgagagattgaaaaaatggtttttactGTTCGCCGGAAGTGAGCTCATTTCGTCTTATGAACCGAGGTCACGAGAACGCGTACTTATAAAATTCCGAAGCGTCGATGTAACTCTGGGACGTGACGGATCTAAGGGCACTGAATATTCTCTCTCCGGTAGTCGGGGCGCTGTTATGTCCGATGAGATCGCGAGCGACATCGGGTGGGGCTGGTGGCGGAGGTGGGGGGCTGTCGGACGTCAATTGGTTTGTCCCGCGATCGATACTCGTTACATCCTTGTGGTAATCGTGGTGGAGATCATCGAGTCTGCGGTAAATCGTCTCTTGTTCGTCTTGCCTCGAGCTTGGAACTCCGACCGAGGACGACTCGGTGCTCGCGGTGTCATAAACGTCCGCAAGGTCGGGCAGGCTCTCGATGTACTGCGAGACTCTCTGTTGAACTTTGGCCAAGATGTCGCGGGACTCGGAGCGCGGATGTTGCTCGTCCTTGTCGAAACTGCTGGACTTTTGGAGATAAGGCGTCATCTCGATACTCTGGGGTGACTCGTCGGAGCTTCTCGAACGCGAGTCGATTGGCCAGTTGTCCGAATTTTGGAGATGAAGCTTCGCGAGCATTGCCTGAGGGCCGTAAATAGATTCCATGATGGTGCGATGGGCGCTCGAGTTGTGGAGATCGATGCCGTCGACGCGGCCGTTCTTTGTCGCGTGTTGATGcaaattgtttatttcgttTACGGCGTCGCAGCTTGAGTCAAGAGGCGGGGAATCTCGATCCGCGTTGTTATTCACTCCTAGTGGTTTCAACGACGATTTTTCTTGGACGAAGACTTGGCCGTTCGACGACAAAGCGTATCTAACGCCGACGGGTACGTCTTTGGGTGCCACGTCGAACTGCCTGTAACTTCCGATTTCGCTTCTGTTCGACCTCGCGCTCCCGTAGACGTCCCTCGCAGTTGGGTTGTCGCGTCGCTGAGCTTCCCGCCGCTCGTGATCCCCCTCTCCATCGTCctcgccgtcgtcgtcgtcgtcagcCTCATTGGCCTCATCCTCGCAATTCCGATTCTCGTACCTCGAGTCGAAGTTCATTCCAGGGAGCCGGGACCTCGATTTACCGAGGGACTTGCTCATCGCGTGACCAGAGGACTGGATGCTTTCCGGTACTACGGAACGCGGTGTTCTCGAATCAAAACGCAGGCTCTCGCTCGATTGGCTCGACACGTTGGACAGCTTGTAGGGGTTGTTGTTGCCGTAGATCGATGGGTCTTCGTCAGGCTGCTGAAAGAGGAAAACCGAGCCGCCGGTTGGGGGGGCTCGGAGAGCCACGGGCCCAGGAAGACGCGGCACCGGTGGCACCGGCGGAGGCGTCAGCGGTCCTGGACCGCTCTCGTGCATCATTCTCATGTACTCGGAGGCCGCTGTTGGCGCTTGGAGCGGGGAAGGTCTCGGGCGCCCTGTTGCCCTCGGCTGGGGGGCTGGTCTCAAGGGCTGCGGCGGAATCGCGTTGGCGCTTCCCAGTGGGGGATGGAGGTCTCGGTCCACCGCTTCGAatcttgaaatgaaaaacGCTTGAGTTCTCGCGGGATTCCTTCGTTTTATACTGGTCTGATAATATACGATccgcttgaaatttttcatcgcgatTAATACCGGAGCGAAAGGAGCGCAGTTTGTGGTATTCTTAAGCTCTCGCACGCGGCAGCCTGTGCACGAAAGGCGCGGCACGGACTTGAGAGCATTGGAAATGGAATGCGGAGCGAGGGAGGATAAATTCTTGACCAACCTCGTGAAAGCTCCCTGCGCGTCCAGCCTGAGGTCGCTCTCGCTATGAAGGAGATTCTGCGAAGTATTCCCCGGCTGTCGATAGAGTCCCGGCACGGTTTGAGCCGTCGGATGCTGCGCTTTAACTAGGCCAACCTGACGAGGACAACGGTTCGAGAAATCGATTAAATATATGCACACGCTTTATTCAAAGTTGCTCGCTGCGTTATGCTCTGTGCTGACCTTCTCTTCCCTCGGTGCCCACAACCAGGACAATCTCTGACGCCACTCTTGGCAGATGCTCCAGATGTTTCTTCTCCCCCATTGCCACTCGAACCGCCTGTCCAATCAACAACGCCGACCCGACACCGCGTTATCTTACGATTATTCGCTTGACTCTCCGCTTTACAACTTTGCTACAAACTTCAGTCTCTGCTAAAGTCACTTAATCAAGGCCGGCTCGACCAAGGCTATCAAATCGTCTCTTTAGTTATTCATTCTTTTATAGACTTTGAGCACGACCATGGGACTCGTCGATTGGCCAATTTCTGAAACCCTCTTTAAAGAGAATTTTACAAGTACAGTTTTTGAGGGCTTTGAACAGTCTaaaccttggaatttttgctaatttttgcttcctcatggAGGTAgccatggaaaaatttttttctccagttttcaatgtcaatgtgctcaaaatgtccaaAAACATCCAaacatatctagaaaaaatttccggatgtgtgtgtgtgtgtgtgtgtgtgcgtgtgtatgtCATGGCActggaaaattcaaacgcttataactcgaaaacgatcTGAGATGCAGGGCTACcattttgcacagatgttaatctgaaCAAGCTCTTcgttctctgataattttgtcggaatttgaaaaaaaaatacgaatcctacgacgttttgaaatttttaaaaaagggTGTCGATGCTCTAACTTCcggaaattttaagatttattactaatttgttttttttttttataaatagattatcatAACAGTAAAGTTGGTATggaatttgggaaatatcggttgagcggttaaAATTCTATGATCCttggaattttacgaaaatatgagtttttcgaaaaatccgctttaatttttggaaattaatttgaaaaagttaaaagtcgataaataggttaaaattttattaaaaaaaaaaaataaaagtaacgaattgctttctcaagcttttagaacaatgcttaaagcttcctctacgaggaagccaaaatgaaaaatatagcacctcatagagtaagctttgagcatggtgcatcttgaggaagcaatttgcaaatttcaatttttcgtttattttatgaataaaaattggttggatgAATTTACTAAAAACCTTGTACACGTTTTCCATATACTCAGAAGTAGGaggaaaagttttattttttattttttgaatggtACATTTTTGTGCAATTATGTGTTGAAAATGGTACTTCTTAGATCGGTGTTGACAGAAAAACtgagtttttattccatcGACTTGattcaaattgaattttttcggggAAACGTATGTTTTCAGCTTGACATAGCCGTTTTTCGACAACTTTCTACcgagaaattcacaaaaattgtgattttttttttcgaatggtcgccatttttttgctaaacaatcttttgaaaattcccaGAGTGCTGCGATAGCCAATGGCACATATTTTAAGAATCTTTTTGGTTCATGTCCTGAGATGTTGCGTTTGTGAGATTTGCTGTCAACGCCCATTCAAGGGGTGCCATTTTCAACACACCATTGTACAAAAGatagcatgaaaaaaatgaaaaaaaaaattttccagtacTTCTGAGTTTGTACCAATTttaagttataaaaaaaacaaaaaacacctaAAATTCCTACGTTTACACTGCTCGTAATCTGCCCTTAATCGTAAGGCAAGTTTTAAGCAAAGTTGAAAATCCTTGGTGAAGATTCGTTGTCGCCGAAACCTTGATTTACTCCTGACAAACTATTTCGAGTCACATCGACCGAGTAGTAAATTAAGGCTTAATAAAGAGAGATAGTGAGACTTGCGTATGTGCAGACCTTCGACAGAGCGTGAAAATTGCTCCTGCAACGACAATGACCAATGCTATTACGAGAGCGACGACCGCCCAGCCTCCGTACTGTGGTTTCAGACCCATTCCAGTTAGCCTCTGCTTTTCAGCTCACGTGTTATCGGGACGTAGTTTGCCCGATGATTACCTCAAGCCTTCGCACACCTGTTACCTGTATCACTTTGAGCAAAAAAATCCGTCAATTATTTCAGATCCCTCAAAACTCAATTcgattaaccggttgactggtgagcttttttccagtttttgtgccaaaactggaacgagccaatatgttaccgaaaatcacgataatttatttctgagcgttttcgaggttgctgataccattttcatgtgataaagcatgaaattttcgcagtgaaaaattaacaaatttcaccctgaacccttatttttcacatttttgggggtagcgaattttgtttgatttcgatGAGAGTCCAGTGTgctaaaaaactaaaaattttcatgtcgtatagcatgaaaatccattgaaaaaacgaaaaatttcatccttaactttcaattttccccATTTCCAAGGGTAGTGAGGTTaaaattaagttcaaaaatcgactcagcgacccaaaaaaccactgtataccaatttttgtccaaatcagttgaaaattgaaaaagttatttcaatatgtacacatatgataCAAAACCAGAATGGGCCCGACTTTTTTATTGTACATATATGATCCAATACCAGGCAACCGGTTAAAAATTCGTCATTTTATTCAGCGCTCAATACTTCACTGTAGCGtcaatgaatgatttttcgtcGTATTGGCTTTTCTCCGTGAGTTTTTGTGTCTTTTTATCCTCCGAGATTCGGAAAACGAGGTCGGTCGCGTTAgtttgttttgaattttatcccatttttttaacgtttaaCATCATAATATTCGCTCGAACGTTTGACAATCAACGTTTTTATATGCGCATTGtttattattgaaataatCGTGTGCGCAAGTCGAACGGGCCGTAATTAAGAGCGTGAGTATAAAACGGTGAGAGCGATGAATAGTGGAATTAGCATGAAATACGTGGAAATGTCAAGTGAAAAGCGCGAAGAAGGGAGCCCTCATGAATGTTGtagatcgtataaacaaatagGTCAGCACTGCTGGTCGACCAACTCTCGAGGGCTCTCAACTCATCGGGTCAAGGCTAtgtgcaatgaaaaatttgccaAGTAACCATCCGGGGAGGATTCTCAAGGATGGTAAAAAGTTGGCGCACTTACTGTCGTTGGTATTCTCAGTAAAATTTGATTCCTGGTTGTctggttatttttttttcgatttggaAAGGATTCGAGGGCGAAATAGTGCTCCGGGCGACAGATAGCCCGGGGTATGGAGGAAGCGTGCCGTCCCGAaggagtttttattcctaagTGCTTTTTTCACGAGTTCATCGTTTTGACAAAGTATTAGATCCCACAGTAGCATTCGAGATAAACGAATGGCATGTTTCGAAGCCCTTTGAAGGAAGAAGGTAGAAACGAAAGGTGGCAGGAAGAAAAGTGTTGGGAGTTTAAGAAGGGCGTAAACCTAAAGAGCGTTCACTCCCACTTCCGTTTCTCCATCGATCCAAGCTGGCACGATGTTGCTGCTATATAAACGTCGTGCAAACAGCGTCGATATGTGCACCGTTCGGAGTGCTGTCATGCTGCTTATTGGACAATAACAGTATACCACGAATACCAAGGAAATGAGGACTgcgaaagaaataataaattgatGGGAGAAACGCGACAGATGGAAGCGAAGAGGGGATTGGCTCGCGTTACGAGCGGCATAGTCTTCCTTGATAATTTATACGCGACTTGAAATCGCGATGGAAAAGCGAGGCCGCCTGAGGCTGCGGGCATTTCACCGGTAGCATCGATCCGCGTGCGTATCCATCCGCGTATATCTTGAGCTACGATTCGGCTGCTCCCCGCACGAGAGCATGTAGCACAACTGGTGAGGAGATAACTCCTCGCTTCTTCGCGACGCATCATCATCCCATGGGATCCTGAATAACGTTTATCGCTGTAAAACGATACGTGCTAGGCGAACAATCTCAAGATGTTTGCGCACGGCCACGTGCCATGCGATTTCCTTAATGTTCTCCATAAATGTGTAAGTTTAGATCGCTCCTCCTCTCCCGAAGGCTCTCCGATGGCTCGTAACGGAGCTCGCACCTCGTAAACTATTTCCGAGGATACGTGCGCCAACCGATCTTCCACGGAGCGTACTCCGAAGCCCGAAAAACCCGGGCCTCCCTTCGGGTATCGCTGCAACTCGATATTCCGGAGAGAAAACATTTCTCGAACATTTTTCGTCGCGGTGTACcttttatggaattttcacAAAGTAGAAACAGCCGTAAGCACCCGAAAGGAGCGGGAGGACCGAGCGGGGACTGACGGCTCGCAATCTGCCAGCTGTGCTTTTAACTGTGGGCCAGCCTCCTTCCGCTCCGCGGAGATCCCGGAAGTCTCGTCGGACCGACAGGCACATTCTGCTCAATGTCTCCACAGCGTATCATTCTGTAGATAAACACTAGGCTTTTTCCTTTGCATGGAGCCgagaaagtttaaaaaataatcccAAAAGCAgagctcaccaaaaaattatttcgaacggCGCATcgcgtttgaagattttccataaaaataacccAGGAAACTATCGAGACTcttgaggaaaaaatcgcaCGAAAACGACAAGAACATGTTCTTATAGAAAATTGgttttcctacaaaaaaagtcctcgCGAACAATCAGCTCGGAGCAACTGTTTTCGAGCTGTCGCCGTTTGAAGTCGAATcgacagaaaaaatgtttcacgagactgtaaaaatcaaatttttcgtttcacgaaCAAAATTCTTGGTGGTTTTTCGTCGATAATTACTTCCCCTGttggaacatttttataattactgtgattttaaattatttataaaatcgcttatttttataattttcatagAATTATTGTAATAATCTCTCGTGCTTGGTTTTCGTTGGATAACACTCTCCCTTTCAAGAGACCCGGAGCTCTCACGAGACAGCCCACAACGATTTTCCACCCCCCAAAACGTCCATCTCCGTATCGAATGTTGTCCGCAGTGTTCGAACGCGAGATTCATCTACGAAAATGGCAACTAAATCTGCTCGAGCTTTTATGGATCTAACTATAATTAACTTTGTACGCTTATATCGATAGAGTTCGTGCGAGTGAAGCTCTACCTGCCGGAACACAGCTCCGGGTTCGTCTCGTCCGAACCCATACCTTGCACTCCCTTGACAAATTCGATTACGTATCACTAATGCAGCTGCCGAGTACATGCTCCTATGTTAATGCAGCAACGAAAGCACCCAGGCTTTGTACATTCTGCTCGCTCTCTTTGCTTCCCTCTTCTGTATACGTGCAAGTGCCAGACTACTCAACCTTCCCTTCCCGTCCCGCGCCATTTTTCCTGCTaccttttttaatttcattttatcctcaaaaaaattctattaccCGACGTCCGAGGGCTGTTGAATTGTGAGAAAAATTGTCCTAAAATCCTCTTCTGGCCGCGAGGAATTTCGGCATTCTTTTTTCAGCGGTGGACTCTCGAAGTTTCGTTATTCGGTTACATTTATGAAATTCCAATTACATTGGACTGAATTTAAGCACATTTACTGATGagatttacatttttcgttttactATTATTTTAAAAACGCGGCGGAGGGGGAAGGGGGCACGACAGCCCCCTTAAAAGCCTGCAATTTAAGGAGCCGTCGTGCCCCACCCTTCCCTAATTCctcttgaaaaatgaatcgacGAGTgtcgaatttttaattttatttaactTTTTATTAGTATCggacagaaaataatgtacatttttttgtggaaTTGTTGTCTTATTAGTGGCAAATTGTGCCATTGAGGTCCTGATTCGTATCGGAGTTTACATAATGTTACGAACTATTTCGGAGGCAATATTTACTTTCGGCGTGTCCACttgaacacttatttccataaaaatgtatttttatctATGTCCACAAACGCTCAAAGCCAAGAAAGGTTGGAATTAATCGAGCCATCTCGAGCCTTCGTCGTACATTTTGACGTGAAATATTTATGGtcgtgtgtgtgtctgtgtgtgtgtgtggaacTCGTTTTTACGTCGGCGTCAATGGGGGCACTCGTCTTATAGATTCTTGATGCACGACATTTGGGGTCGGGAGGCGCAACAGCTGATCGCAAATCGTGGGCAAACATGAGAACGAAGTAGATTTTCCGTCGGAATTTCTTTGCacgaattttctaattttttcaaagatcgtCGTAAACGAAGGCAAAAACTTTCTTGAGCGAAACAGTTTTCAGTGTGCGAATTTCGGAACGAAGAATTcattgaatgagaaaaaatgtttttccgttgaaaatgttttcgtCGATGCGACGTTCGGGCTTCGAAGGgcagatgaaaaaagtttcacttgCCACGCGGTCTGTCAAAATTTCGTATCGTTGAAcgtgaaaatataattatttaaacaattacGATGTTCGTGCCAGACCAGGACAAAAATCACACAAAGTTACCATGAGAATGAGAATGGGCTAATGGAAAAACGTCCACGAGACAATGCGCCATCTCGCATTTATTGTCTCTTACTCTACAATGGTTTTTCATTAAGTGGCATTCAACGCAAATCTGTGCCATCGGGTTGTCGCCGAGTAGCGTACAACAGTCTCTAACTATGCGGGCACGTACGATTTCAGTTACCAAAtggttgaataaataaaaacgttgaaaaaaaacattgaggaGGACCGAAATAGCTAATCGGGCGATGATAAAAGTTTCACAatgtaagaataaaaaaactattcgaGTGACAACAGAAATGACGTTTGCGGACAATTCAAATGAGCTGCGAACTATATAATGAGATTGTCGTTTGCAAAATTGTGCTCCCCATTTATCGAGAGCCACCGAAGCGGCTCGAGGCTAAGTCAATAACCAGCGCGAGTTTTCCTAACTCGAGAACGAGCGTTTTCGAAGACTTTCAAAAATGTGCACTTTCACAACGTGCAGCAGTGACTTCCGTGCGTATCGGCACGATTTCTAATGATGagaaatgtgaaatattttggggaagaaggaaaaagtaaaaacattCCAAATTTTGGCAATAAATTTCGATCTAacaaaacgtattttttcattaaaaaaatgatataaaaccGTATCGTTTTTACTTCACGTAAAGTTGGTCGGGGACTTCCGAATTCGTGGGCGTTCCAAGCACCGCAGTTTCCATTCGAAACAAATCCGGCCGATTCTTTTAAATtctcaacaataataatttctATTCGAATTGACTTGagtcgagaaaaatgaaaaattgcaagTGCTGCAAGCCCTGAAAATAGACAGTATTTTCAACGTAACGTTTTGGCGTTTTTTGCtatgaaaaagtttctctttttatccaattttatacaacatttcattatttcttcacGTATGTACCAGATTATACGATATTGCTTGAATAATTTTTGCACGAGAGCCCTCCCAAATTCAGGAGTCCTCGACCAACTTAACGGCAAGTCAGTGCGCAATACGGCGATCATTTTACGTTGTTTATCCCATCAAAAAATACGTTTCCTTAAGTTTGGAAGCTTGAAAGATCTCCTCCTGCTGCTACTTTCCCAAAAATATGCTTAAAATTCTCCCATACTTTCAGGTCATTAGTTATCCTCCCCTTAATTCACCGAACGACCGAAATTTCAGTACCAAAACGTCAATCTACACAGAAAATTGACGAGTTAAACTCGAGCGGTCACCCTTCTCAGTATTGACCCCGCCCGAGGTAGCTTGACTACTCGCAAGAGAGTGCAACCGTGCACGTCGATCccattcgataaaaataaccatgaaaaaaaaacaatataaaaaaaagcataaaaggAATGTTCGGCACCCGAGTGCCTTTCCCATATTGTCCGTTGTCGTGCTTTTATCGCATGACTTTTTTAAAGCCCAATACTCGTGAAAATCATTGGCAAAGTGGGTTGTGTTTCTTCACGTTTCCATTCGATGCAATCAGATAAATTGTGCTTCCAGCAGGTTGTTCTTTCAGGGACCGGCAGCAGCAGGATGAGGCTCTTTTCACGTTCCCGTACGAaagccacacacacacacacgcacacagacacacacacatacacacacacacaattgGATCCCTTTTTGTCGCATCCCTTTTACGATGACATATTACGTTTTAGGTGGTtttagaattgcggagctttCACTCTCGTTTCACGCGCAATTTCGTGTATATCATGTCTCGGCACACACGAGTATCGATCGCCAGGTTTACCGCCAGGCGCACACCGGGCCAAGTACAAGTggtgcacacacacacacacaccaagATACTCG
It encodes:
- the LOC122419405 gene encoding uncharacterized protein isoform X1; amino-acid sequence: MGLKPQYGGWAVVALVIALVIVVAGAIFTLCRRRFEWQWGRRNIWSICQEWRQRLSWLWAPREEKVGLVKAQHPTAQTVPGLYRQPGNTSQNLLHSESDLRLDAQGAFTRLVKNLSSLAPHSISNALKSVPRLSCTGCRVRELKNTTNCAPFAPVLIAMKNFKRIVYYQTSIKRRNPARTQAFFISRFEAVDRDLHPPLGSANAIPPQPLRPAPQPRATGRPRPSPLQAPTAASEYMRMMHESGPGPLTPPPVPPVPRLPGPVALRAPPTGGSVFLFQQPDEDPSIYGNNNPYKLSNVSSQSSESLRFDSRTPRSVVPESIQSSGHAMSKSLGKSRSRLPGMNFDSRYENRNCEDEANEADDDDDGEDDGEGDHERREAQRRDNPTARDVYGSARSNRSEIGSYRQFDVAPKDVPVGVRYALSSNGQVFVQEKSSLKPLGVNNNADRDSPPLDSSCDAVNEINNLHQHATKNGRVDGIDLHNSSAHRTIMESIYGPQAMLAKLHLQNSDNWPIDSRSRSSDESPQSIEMTPYLQKSSSFDKDEQHPRSESRDILAKVQQRVSQYIESLPDLADVYDTASTESSSVGVPSSRQDEQETIYRRLDDLHHDYHKDVTSIDRGTNQLTSDSPPPPPPAPPDVARDLIGHNSAPTTGERIFSALRSVTSQSYIDASEFYNSVRSSAQQQVPRFSFPTITRSTRSLIEPKTTTEQDDPPDEVATFHSDATRRGSDLYSPELNLEAHRTAQEVYNSLQDPPASPLLLRDLSQEPYPYMSDPSFTRTSEDIFNSIEQRRKSMERLNGLHEGHFEMEGPDGTTSRRRSSQDLYAALEEVQLKRRLSQKNMFVFQNIDEPFGVAGWMSGLEQLGVDSTGQPILNRRGSQQSLEPEPPPDESNLRRAISCESVCSDTSVNLGDLENATMVGHVCVGLEYERWGGRGADCEGDLAVSVLEARDLVAPDGRPAQDTLARVCLLPDRETHVQTRLYRSSPSPSYQEKFLFPLDGGPIGRTLLVQIFSVEISIGGGASLLGEASLKLGPAARPPATTWLPLIGPGALPFPYHGELMFSLSYLPTAERLTLVVVKARNLRGANPSVPGDFFVKVYLLQQGKKMHKKRTTAKKGEKSPIFNEAIIFSVPPHALQTIQLRLTVAETDPTTQSTSKAFSVGHIIVGSTANGKSLAHWRHMLAALRRPVAMWHPLRK
- the LOC122419405 gene encoding uncharacterized protein isoform X3; amino-acid sequence: MGLKPQYGGWAVVALVIALVIVVAGAIFTLCRRRFEWQWGRRNIWSICQEWRQRLSWLWAPREEKVGLVKAQHPTAQTVPGLYRQPGNTSQNLLHSESDLRLDAQGAFTRLVKNLSSLAPHSISNALKSVPRLSCTGCRVRELKNTTNCAPFAPVLIAMKNFKRIVYYQTSIKRRNPARTQAFFISRFEAVDRDLHPPLGSANAIPPQPLRPAPQPRATGRPRPSPLQAPTAASEYMRMMHESGPGPLTPPPVPPVPRLPGPVALRAPPTGGSVFLFQQPDEDPSIYGNNNPYKLSNVSSQSSESLRFDSRTPRSVVPESIQSSGHAMSKSLGKSRSRLPGMNFDSRYENRNCEDEANEADDDDDGEDDGEGDHERREAQRRDNPTARDVYGSARSNRSEIGSYRQFDVAPKDVPVGVRYALSSNGQVFVQEKSSLKPLGVNNNADRDSPPLDSSCDAVNEINNLHQHATKNGRVDGIDLHNSSAHRTIMESIYGPQAMLAKLHLQNSDNWPIDSRSRSSDESPQSIEMTPYLQKSSSFDKDEQHPRSESRDILAKVQQRVSQYIESLPDLADVYDTASTESSSVGVPSSRQDEQETIYRRLDDLHHDYHKDVTSIDRGTNQLTSDSPPPPPPAPPDVARDLIGHNSAPTTGERIFSALRSVTSQSYIDASEFYNSVRSSAQQQVPRFSFPTITRSTRSLIEPKTTTEQDDPPDEVATFHSDATRRGSDLYSPELNLEAHRTAQEVYNSLQDPPASPLLLRDLSQEPYPYMSDPSFTRTSEDIFNSIEQRRKSMERLNGLHEGHFEMEGPDGTTSRRRSSQDLYAALEEVQLKRRLSQNIDEPFGVAGWMSGLEQLGVDSTGQPILNRRGSQQSLEPEPPPDESNLRRAISCESVCSDTSVNLGDLENATMVGHVCVGLEYERWGGRGADCEGDLAVSVLEARDLVAPDGRPAQDTLARVCLLPDRETHVQTRLYRSSPSPSYQEKFLFPLDGGPIGRTLLVQIFSVEISIGGGASLLGEASLKLGPAARPPATTWLPLIGPGALPFPYHGELMFSLSYLPTAERLTLVVVKARNLRGANPSVPGDFFVKVYLLQQGKKMHKKRTTAKKGEKSPIFNEAIIFSVPPHALQTIQLRLTVAETDPTTQSTSKAFSVGHIIVGSTANGKSLAHWRHMLAALRRPVAMWHPLRK